The region TTTTTAGCCATTGATGAGATACCCACTCGTTATTAATACATTCAGCTACTCGATAGTGTCCTTCATCTAGCCCACTTAGTACTTCATCCACAGCTGATAAAAGCTCCTTCGATATATTATCTAAAGTTAACTGTTGACGTTTTTCAAATCCTTCGTTAATAATTTTTTCTAATGAATTCATGATAAGAACTATAAAAAAGAGGTCTAGTTAGTATACTTAATCTCTCCTAAGAATGAAGTAGCCTAGGAAGAAAAATAGATGCTCACTCTAGTAAGCATCTATTTTTTTAAATTCGGTTATAAGGGTGTGGATTGTAATTTACCTATTAACTTATCTTTTTCTTCCCATTGTTGATTTAACCAATCTCGAAATTCTAATTGCTTATTTTCATCATAAGCTAAAGATTGATCAAAGAACTTATTAGGAATAGGAATTTGCCTTAATTTAACATAAATTGTATCAATACGATTACAGAGGAAATCCCATAAAGTAGGGGCTTTGGCAGAGTATACAATAGTAAGATCGGTAATCGTTTTAATACGGTTTTCTAAGGCACTGATTACAAAACTTATTCCACCTGCTTTTGGTTTTAATAAAAAGTTATAAGGGGATTTTTGGCTTTTCTTTTTCTCGGAATTAAACCGTGTACCTTCAATAAAATTCATAACCGCTGAGGGCGTATTTTTAAATAAGGTCATCGCTTTATTGGTAGACGCTAAATCTTGCCCTTGTTTCTTAGGATTTTTTGCTAAATATTCTTTAGAATAACGTTTCATAAATGGGCAACCCATAGCCCACCATGCAAAGCCTAATAAAGGAACCCATTTTAATTGATCTTTAATGAAAAATTTTAAAACAGGAATTTTTCGATTTAAAATAAAATGTAAGACAACGATATCTAACCAGCTTTGATGGTTTGCTACAACTAGATACCAGTTATCATTCGTTAACCTTTCTAAACCACTTACTTGCCAATTCACCTTATTAGTTAAACTAATATACCGATTATTAATACCGCACCAATAAGTAGTGATCTTATCGATAACCCTGGTGCAAAAAATACGCCAGCGCAAATTAGGGAAAAGTTTTAGTATGCCAATGACAAGAATAGGTATAAAAAAAACAATTGTCGACACAATTAATAGCAAAACAGTTAAAATACCAAGCCACTGGCTACCTTTTTTGTACTGCATTCAATCTTTCTCCTTACTCTAATTTAATGCATAATCTAAATCAGAGATTAAATCTTCTATATATTCAATACCTACTGACAAACGTACAAATCCATCAACAATACCTAAAATCTTTCTTGTTTCAGGAGGAATTGATGCGTGTGTCATAATAGCTGGATGTTCAATTAAGCTTTCAACGCCTCCTAAACTTTCTGCCAGAGTAAAAACATGACAGCGCTGTAAAAAGCGCTGAGTAGACGCTAAATCTGCATCTAGTACAATTGATATCATACCGCCAAAAGCTTGCATTTGTTTCTGGGCAAGTTCATATTGCGGATGACTAGGTAAACCTGGATAGATAACTTGTTTGATTTTTGGATGTTGTTCAAGCCATTGGGCAAGCGCCATAGCATTTTCACAATGGCGCTGCATACGAATTGCAAGCGTTTTTAAGCTACGTAGAAGTAAAAAGCTATCAAAAGGACTAGCAATAGCACCGCAAGAATTTTGTAAAAATGCTATTTTTTCAATTAATTCAGGGTTATCACCAACCACGACCGCCCCACTAACAACGTCAGAATGACCATTAATGTATTTGGTTGTTGAGTGTAAAGTAATATCAAAACCCAGTTCTAGCGGGCGCTGTATCCAAGGCGTAGCAAAAGTATTGTCAGCTACTGAAATAAGATGATGTTTTTTTGCTAATTGGGCGATTTCAGCAAGATTTGCTAGTTTAAGCATAGGGTTAGAAGGAGTTTCTACCCAAATCATCCGTGTATTAGGCTGGATAGCATTAGCAATTGACGCTGAGTCAGTCATATCCACAAAAGTAAAAGATAAGCCTGAAGTACGGGTTTTTACCTTATCAAACAAGCGATAAGTACCGCCATACAAATCATTGGTAGCAATAACATGATCGCCTTGGTTTAAGAGATCAATAACCGTATTAATTGCAGCCATGCCTGAAGCAAATGCAAAACCTTGCTTGCCTGATTCTAAGTTCGCTAAACATGCCTCATAAGCAAAGCGAGTTGGATTTTTAGTACGTGAATACTCATAACCTTGATGAATACCAGGTGCTTCTTGTTTGTAAGTTGAAGTTGCATAGATAGGGGTCATAACGGCACCTGTTGAAGGGTCAGCCTGCTGCCCTGCATGAATGGCACGTGTATCAAAATGATTTTTGTCCATTAATATTCCTATTTTTAGAATTAAGCAAAACTTAAGAATGCAGTATATACTTTAATTGATATAGTAAACGCGTATCTTGTTAAAAATTATTTTTCATAGTCGCTAACAAGGTTGTTATTTTAGTGAGGGATCGATGCGTAGGCAAGAAATCGACTACCAAAAAGTTGCCTTAGCAGCTGAAACAGTTAAGAAACGCGGTATAGAGCCATCGCTAACCAATGTTTGTGAAGAGTTAGGCATTGTTACTATCACCCCCAATCTACCTACCTTATTAGAAAAATGGTATCACTCTCAGCCTGAGTTTCAACGCAAAAAACAAAGCCCTTTATCAGAAAATATTCAAGTAAATACAAGCGCAATTGTCGAAAAAAATGTTGAGCTTGAAAAGTCTCTCTCATTATTACGTGCAACACTTGAGTGTACTGCTGATGGAATTATGATGGTTAACGGCAAAGGCCAAGTAGTTGATTGGAATCAAAAATTTGTCGAAATGTGGCGTATTCCTTCTCACATGCTTGAATCAGGTACAGAAAGTATTGGCTTTGAATATATTTTAGAGCAATTAAGTAACCCTGAAGCAGTTATTGCTGATGTACAATTTTTATACGAAAATCCTGATTGGCAAGGTGAACTACCTTTAATTTATTTTAAAGATGGTCGGATTTTTGCTCGCTATACGCAACCTCAACGTATTGGCTCAGAAATTGTTGGCCGAGTTTATAGTTTTCGTGATGTTACACAACGCCAAATGGCTGATGAGAGCCTGCGCGTTCGGGAGCGTGCTATAGAAGCAAGCACCCATGGTGTAGCTATTTTTGATATTACGAAAGAAAATCTACCAATAATCTATATAAATAGAGCGTTTGAAAGAATTACCGGATTCAATGAAAAACAAGTTCTGGGTCAGAACTTGGCTTATATTCATGGAAAAAAAATTGATCAAGCTAACTATAAGCGGATTACTTTAGCAATTAAGGAATTAAGAGAAGAAACAGTTGAGCTTGAAACATCAAGGCGCTCAGGCGAGGTATATTGGTGTGAAATGAGTGTAGCACCTGTAGCTGATCTTTCCGGAAATGTTAAACATTATGTTGGTATTATCAATGACATAACTGAACGGCGCGAAATGGAACAGCAATTGCTTATGCAGGCAACCCATGATTCTTTAACTGAATTACCTAATCGCGTTTTATTGATGGATAGGGTAGAGCAAGCTATTTTACAAGCGAAGAAAAAGAATGCTAGCCTGGCTTTTTTATTCCTAGATCTCGATCGATTTAAATTTACCAATGACACTTTAGGTCATAGTATTGGCGATAAATTATTACAAGCTGTTTCAAATCGATTGCTTATTGCAACAAATGATTTTGATACAGTCGCTCGTTTGGGGGGCGATGAGTTTGTTATTCTTCTCCAAGATATTCATTCTGAAAAACAAGCTGAACAAACAGCAGACGAAATATTAAACTTAATTGAAAAACCATTTCAAATTGGTCAGCATAATTTAAAAATTACTGGCAGTATTGGAATTAGTTATTATCCTAAAGATGGGCTTGATTATGAAACCCTTATGAAGAATGCTGACTTATCGATGTATCATGCGAAAGACAGTGGGCGTAATAGTTATCGCGTATTTGAACAAGAAATGAATAAGCGTGTTGTTAATCGTATGCAGCTTGATAATGCTTTAAGGGATGCTTTA is a window of Legionella busanensis DNA encoding:
- a CDS encoding EAL domain-containing protein codes for the protein MRRQEIDYQKVALAAETVKKRGIEPSLTNVCEELGIVTITPNLPTLLEKWYHSQPEFQRKKQSPLSENIQVNTSAIVEKNVELEKSLSLLRATLECTADGIMMVNGKGQVVDWNQKFVEMWRIPSHMLESGTESIGFEYILEQLSNPEAVIADVQFLYENPDWQGELPLIYFKDGRIFARYTQPQRIGSEIVGRVYSFRDVTQRQMADESLRVRERAIEASTHGVAIFDITKENLPIIYINRAFERITGFNEKQVLGQNLAYIHGKKIDQANYKRITLAIKELREETVELETSRRSGEVYWCEMSVAPVADLSGNVKHYVGIINDITERREMEQQLLMQATHDSLTELPNRVLLMDRVEQAILQAKKKNASLAFLFLDLDRFKFTNDTLGHSIGDKLLQAVSNRLLIATNDFDTVARLGGDEFVILLQDIHSEKQAEQTADEILNLIEKPFQIGQHNLKITGSIGISYYPKDGLDYETLMKNADLSMYHAKDSGRNSYRVFEQEMNKRVVNRMQLDNALRDALKRNEFYLVYQPLMDLRKNIIVGFEALIRWNSHILGQVSPAEFIGTAEENGLIVDIGKWVLEESCRQLVVWHKEGYKDLSIAVNISGRQFRQTKLPELIQEILMKSGLPASYLELELTESLLVDDVKHAVETMYQLREMGAKLVIDDFGTGYSSLSYLKQFPVNKLKIDRSFISELVNKENDAAIARAIINLGHSLNLEVLAEGVENELQKEFIIKHGCDYAQGYYFKPPNKPNELKEFLEQNSLPQLDET
- a CDS encoding acyltransferase, whose amino-acid sequence is MQYKKGSQWLGILTVLLLIVSTIVFFIPILVIGILKLFPNLRWRIFCTRVIDKITTYWCGINNRYISLTNKVNWQVSGLERLTNDNWYLVVANHQSWLDIVVLHFILNRKIPVLKFFIKDQLKWVPLLGFAWWAMGCPFMKRYSKEYLAKNPKKQGQDLASTNKAMTLFKNTPSAVMNFIEGTRFNSEKKKSQKSPYNFLLKPKAGGISFVISALENRIKTITDLTIVYSAKAPTLWDFLCNRIDTIYVKLRQIPIPNKFFDQSLAYDENKQLEFRDWLNQQWEEKDKLIGKLQSTPL
- a CDS encoding cystathionine gamma-synthase, producing the protein MDKNHFDTRAIHAGQQADPSTGAVMTPIYATSTYKQEAPGIHQGYEYSRTKNPTRFAYEACLANLESGKQGFAFASGMAAINTVIDLLNQGDHVIATNDLYGGTYRLFDKVKTRTSGLSFTFVDMTDSASIANAIQPNTRMIWVETPSNPMLKLANLAEIAQLAKKHHLISVADNTFATPWIQRPLELGFDITLHSTTKYINGHSDVVSGAVVVGDNPELIEKIAFLQNSCGAIASPFDSFLLLRSLKTLAIRMQRHCENAMALAQWLEQHPKIKQVIYPGLPSHPQYELAQKQMQAFGGMISIVLDADLASTQRFLQRCHVFTLAESLGGVESLIEHPAIMTHASIPPETRKILGIVDGFVRLSVGIEYIEDLISDLDYALN